CTCCAGAGATCTCGACCACCCTTCTGAGCTGAACCAGGAAGCCTTTCTCAATCCCAATTCCTATGCTTCTTCTCTTCTTGAAGACATCCATAATTACCAGCAGCAGCTTCCGAAAGCATCCTTCTCCCTCCCTGCTTGTGTGTCCAAGGCCTGCTCGATCCTCGAAGCAGTGGCTGATCTCAACTCCGCTTCGTCGGAGAACAATGGCTCGCTCAATGGACGGCACCAAAGGAGAGGTTCGGCATCGAAAGTGCCATTTGTGGAATCGGAGATTGTGGTGAAGGATGATCTCCTGGAGCCAAGCCTCCATAAGTATGTTACGGTGAGGGACATGAGGAGGAGCGATGTAGAGCCTCAGGAATCCGCGGGGAGCAACAGCTTCATGGGACAGCCATGGTCTTCGGGGTGGGAGCCCAATTCGGTCGATTCCACGGACCGCTACCAGAATTCAAGATCAATTGATGgtgaggaggtggaggaagaagaagccaacCAGAGCCCGGTGAGCCATGGGAGTCGGTACCACCAGCAGCCAGTTCCCGAGGTTGTACGAGAACCTGAAACCCGAGGAAGAAGATCGAGGGGTGTCTCCGGTAACAGCAGCAACCATCGGTCTAATGCGAAGTCGAGCAAGAACAGTAAGAGAGAACTTCATCATCGTGTCCAGCTTCACCGAACTGGTAGTGGTGACAGTGGTGGTGGCAAGCCTGGCAGTAACCGAGCCTACTCTGCTGCTAGTTCGAGCTCGTAGTGGCTGCACCAATGCGCCTTGGTTCTACAATATTTTGGTGCCATGGCAAGGGAGAATTTGCCATTGATGATGtaatttctcttctccttctttccaCACAATCTCAGATGCTGTGGTGGAAATGGTTGTGGCAATCTATGCTTGTAGTTGGCATTCAAATCTTGTTTAGTTCTAGGTAGAGTTCCTTCTTATTATGCTGTAACAGTAGTTTTTGCATGTTACAAGCTTGCTCATGTTGCTGCAGCAAAAAGTAAAAAAGCTAACTTTCTTCTTTAGCAGACACATCAGAGAACTgtcacaaggtaaagcaaaggaggAGGGAAAAAGCATCTGGATCTCCAGATTCATCTAATAAGAGGTGTCAAACACCACATCTCATTTAAATCTTCCTAATCCAAACCAATTAGATCTTAGAGTGGGAAACCAAACTTGGGATTCATTGACAGTCACATCCAGTATTTGTTGGTCAAATATATTTACACGTCATTCTCCACTATCTCAGCAACCTTTGATAAGGAACAATTTAAGATGGTTCCAAGGTTTGGACCATTCATCCTCTAAAGTTGTCATTGAGCACCAGTAGCCAAAAAAGTAACTTGCCCTTCAGAGGTATTAGTTGGAGTAAATGTCCTCACTTTGCAGAACTTCTGCTAATATTCTCTTGGTTGGAAAGCAAACATAGACTTTGGCCAATAAAGATATATCTGATCTAAGTGGTCCTACGTTTTGATGTTTTTATTGAGGTAAACACTCTGCAGGTGATCTGAGAAGGGTCGACCACTTTTTATCGATGCTATAAGCTGGCAGATTGCTTTCTCTTTCAAACCATTTGATGAGACTGCAATTGCACGCCTCTTTTATAAACCAAAGGGTAGACCGCAACGAAGATCACAACCTGCATTAGGATGTTCTTCAAATCAATTTGGTTGGTTTCTATTCAAAAGCCTTTTCTGATTAGTCTTCAGGAGCTGCCGTAACATTCTGCTACGAGTTctcgttttcttttttgtttgcacGGTTCTCTGCAAATCTATTTTCTTCGAGTTGTTGTTTTGATCTGTGAGGAGTTatgatctatatatgtttcataCTTTGGTCAGCGAACGCTATTAAAACTGTCATAGAAATCATGCTTCAAGGAACATAATGAAGTTTGTCTCACGCTATTGCTCCATAGAGAAAGGCTGCTCATGCTGTGGTTGTCATGGAGAAGATCGGACAAGGTGTAATTGCTAAGATTTAATTGTAATGCATTTCATCGTGAGCAAACAATTTGAATTCTAGATACTGTTTTAATTGTTTTTTTTTGCCATTAATCAATCACAACGGTGTAGTCTTCACTGAATCGAAAAATATAGCAAGCTTGTTCATGAAATATGTGAAAGAAACGGGCTTCTGCATCTTTGTGCTCCAACTCCAAGTCTTACATGGCAACGAGCACAATGCTCTACTGCAGTGTCAGAATGTACATCTTGCAAGCATGAGAGTCCACCGTAACGGTGATTTGCCCTTGAAGATTGCCAATATCCGCATGCTGAACATGAATCAAGAACATGAAGCTCAGTAAAAATTTCCAGCAACATTTGGAAGATGTTTAGATCATAGAACAACAACATATATCCGATACTTACTGCCCAAAGATCACGAGCTTTAACAATAGCCGATGGTGACACAATGCCGATGTTAGGCCATTGGGCTGTGATCGTTGCCCTTGAGCTTCCTCGGTTCCACAGGACGACAGCCACCCTCCCGCCGCTGAGTACACCCGCCCAAACCTACACAAGCAGGCAACAATTGCAACGTAAGGAAAGAATCACATCAATTCTCAAGATCTTATCTCCGAGATACATTTTCATCTTCCATTATATGCAGTCTAAATCAGAAGAGTTCTTCTTAGGGTTTGGATAACTACTCTTCCAGAATTTTATCTTTAGGATACAGAAAACAAAAGATATAAAGTAGTAATTTGTCGATGTAGTTGACATTGTCGCAGATGCATTAGACTTATGAAGTCTCCGTGTAAAAGGATTGCAGCATAAAGAAAGGAGCAAACCTCTGTATTATTGGGTCCCAAAACTATCTTCCTCCCTTGAACTCCAAGTGAGTCTGTTGGCAGAGACCAATCAGAATGAGAACTCTTTTATATGGTCCTACTGATTGCTGTGAAGCCTATTTGAAATGGCAAATGGAATAGCATTCATTAAGCTCTTACCTTGATTAACAGCAATGACTTCTTGGTTGCTCAGTATATCGTATGCTTCTTTGGTAATTGATCTTACATCACATCCAATCAACAAGGGAGCCTAAAAGATTGCAGATCAGTAATGCAGCTGAAGGATTTGATGGGAGGCAAATGTTTCCCATATCGAGAGTAAATACCTTGACCAATGCCCATATACTAAAATGCGATCGATACTCCTCTGTTGTCATCCCGCCATTTCCGACTTCAAGCATATCCGGATCTAACATCATTCAGACAAATATGAGAAGATGCTTTTGGTCATTGCTCACAACACTACTGCAACCATAAGAATTAATGTCAAGGTGAAGTACCATTCCAGCCACCAGGCTTTGCATAAGCTGCCCATCTATCGTTCTGATCGGCAAGCGATATCATCCTAATATATTGCAGGTAAAATACAAGTTTCTGAACGAGATTAGAGAAATCTAATGTAGCTTCTGAAACAAACATCTCGATCAGGTAATCTCTTCAACCTGTCCCATTTGTCGAAGATGTCTTCTGTTGTTCTCCAACTGTGTCCTAAAGTGCTTGCCCAAGTTGCTGGATTATCGACACCCCTGTGATGTAGTTTTTTTGCAGAGAGACAAGTCAAATTTTTCTGTTAATTTCCATCTGATGCACTGTTTGATCCAAATTCGCTGGAATAATCAGCTTAGTGCAAGCAAACTCAAATCCACGAGACAAGAGGTACAAAAATGGCTTCAGTGTCATCACAGGCACAGTGGTTAGTATGATGCACCATTAGGAATCTAACTGCTAATTTGTCTATCAAATTTTGTGTGCAGGTTGATGTGAACAGGAAACTAATCAGAAATGCTTTGCTGCTTTAGCTGTCAAGTCAAATATGATCCCATCCACTCATTCGTATCCTAGCTAACATTAATCTATAAATATAAAAACTCATGTTGAATTCTGCTCTTATGAACTTTTGGGGCAATCAAACCTACCATTCACATAGAGAGAAGAAAATAGGCCTTCCACTATTCTTTAGAGCTCTGCTCATCTTGGGGTACCTACGTTGCGAAGAACAATTCAGATGCCAGTTCATAAGTTTGATCACCTGCTGGAATCTGATCAT
This Musa acuminata AAA Group cultivar baxijiao chromosome BXJ1-2, Cavendish_Baxijiao_AAA, whole genome shotgun sequence DNA region includes the following protein-coding sequences:
- the LOC103975852 gene encoding alpha-galactosidase encodes the protein MTTLLLFVLLPMIVTEGRVTKRGASAVERRKVLDDGLGRTPPMGWNSWNHFQCNINEQTIRETADALVNTGLANLGYRYVNIDDCWAELTRDSQGNLVPKKSTFPSGIKALADYVHGKGLKLGIYSDAGTLTCSKTMPGSLGHEEQDAKTFAAWGIDYLKYDNCNDQGIKPIERYPKMSRALKNSGRPIFFSLCEWGVDNPATWASTLGHSWRTTEDIFDKWDRMISLADQNDRWAAYAKPGGWNDPDMLEVGNGGMTTEEYRSHFSIWALVKAPLLIGCDVRSITKEAYDILSNQEVIAVNQDSLGVQGRKIVLGPNNTEVWAGVLSGGRVAVVLWNRGSSRATITAQWPNIGIVSPSAIVKARDLWAHADIGNLQGQITVTVDSHACKMYILTLQ